Proteins encoded within one genomic window of Glycine soja cultivar W05 chromosome 1, ASM419377v2, whole genome shotgun sequence:
- the LOC114413138 gene encoding cytochrome P450 83B1-like — MDQNMLPLFVLLAFPILLLFFRKRKTSKKPTFPPGPRGLPFIGNLYQLDGSTLCLKLYELSKKYGPIFSLQLGSRPALVVSSPKLAKEVMKTHDLEFCGRPSLISTMKFSYNGLDMAFSPYRDYWRHTRKISIIHFLSLKRVLMFSSIRKYEVTQLVKKITEHASCSKVTNLHELLTCLTSAVVCRTALGRRYEEEGIERSMFHGLLKEAQELTASTFYTDYIPLVGGVVDKLTGLMGRLEKMFKVLDGFYQNAIDEHLDPERKKLTDEQDIIDALLQLKNDRSFSMDLTPAHIKPLMMNIILAGTDTSAAAVVWAMTALMKSPIVMKKAQEEIRNIFGGKDFIEEDDIQKLPYVQAVIKETMRIYPPLPLLLQRETIKKCSIAGYEIPEKTLVYVNAWAVHRDPETWEEPEEFYPERFLDSKIDFRGYDFELIPFGAGRRICPGINMGIITVELVLANLLYSFDWEMPQGMKREDIDTDMLPGLIQHKKNPLCLVAKKQG, encoded by the exons ATGGACCAAAATATGTTACCATTATTTGTTCTTTTAGCTTTTCCCATTTTGCTATTATTCTTCAGAAAACGCAAAACATCTAAGAAGCCAACCTTTCCACCAGGCCCTAGAGGCCTTCCCTTTATTGGCAATCTTTATCAACTCGATGGTTCTACTCTTTGTTTGAAACTCTATGAACTCTCAAAAAAATATGGTCCCATCTTTTCCCTTCAACTAGGTTCAAGGCCAGCCCTCGTTGTTTCCTCACCAAAACTGGCCAAGGAGGTAATGAAAACCCATGACCTTGAGTTCTGTGGGCGACCCTCCCTCATAAGCACAATGAAGTTTTCATATAATGGGCTAGACATGGCATTTTCACCCTATAGAGATTATTGGAGACACACTAGAAAAATTTCCATCATCCATTTCCTTAGCCTCAAGCGTGTCTTAATGTTTTCCTCAATAAGAAAATACGAGGTTACCCAATTGGTCAAAAAGATAACGGAACATGCTTCTTGTTCCAAGGTTACCAACTTGCATGAGTTGCTCACGTGTCTTACGAGCGCTGTAGTGTGTAGAACTGCTTTGGGTAGAAGGTACGAAGAGGAAGGGATCGAGAGAAGCATGTTCCATGGCTTGCTTAAAGAAGCTCAAGAATTGACAGCTTCCACCTTCTACACAGATtatattcctcttgttggaGGAGTGGTTGATAAACTCACTGGGTTGATGGGTCGTCTTGAGAAAATGTTCAAGGTGTTGGATGGGTTTTATCAGAATGCTATTGATGAACACCTTGATCCTGAAAGGAAGAAACTCACTGATGAACAGGATATAATCGATGCCTTGCTTCAATTGAAGAATGATCGTTCGTTCTCAATGGATCTCACTCCCGCTCACATCAAACCCTTGATGATG AATATAATTTTGGCAGGGACAGATACAAGTGCAGCTGCAGTAGTTTGGGCAATGACGGCACTAATGAAGAGCCCGATAGTAATGAAGAAAGCCCAAGAAGAGATTAGAAACATTTTTGGCGGGAAAGATTTTATAGAGGAAGATGATATTCAAAAGCTTCCTTATGTTCAGGCAGTTATAAAAGAAACAATGAGAATCTACCCACCATTGCCCTTGCTTTTACAAAGGGAAACGATTAAAAAGTGTAGCATTGCAGGGTACGAAATTCCAGAGAAGACATTGGTGTATGTGAATGCTTGGGCAGTGCATAGAGACCCAGAAACTTGGGAGGAGCCAGAAGAGTTTTATCCTGAGAGATTCCTAGAcagcaaaattgattttagggGTTATGATTTCGAGTTGATTCCATTTGGCGCAGGCCGAAGGATTTGCCCGGGCATAAATATGGGAATTATCACAGTGGAACTTGTGCTTGCTAATCTTCTGTATTCATTTGATTGGGAAATGCCTCAAGGGATGAAAAGGGAAGACATAGACACTGATATGCTTCCAGGACTTATCCAACACAAGAAAAATCCTCTCTGCCTAGTTGCTAAGAAGCAAGGGTGA